In one window of Bradyrhizobium diazoefficiens DNA:
- a CDS encoding rhodanese-like domain-containing protein — MANQVQDLTPDEVSKGVAEGRYLLVDVREPNEVEAEAYPYGIVVPLSTFDPKAIPDPQGKEVVFACRSGKRSVTASLAAQAAGLPYDKHLAGGMLGWKAAGLPSKVGG, encoded by the coding sequence GTGGCAAATCAAGTACAGGATCTGACCCCGGACGAGGTCTCCAAGGGTGTTGCGGAAGGACGCTATCTGCTGGTCGATGTCCGCGAGCCGAACGAGGTCGAGGCCGAGGCCTATCCTTACGGCATCGTCGTGCCGCTCTCGACCTTCGATCCCAAGGCGATCCCGGATCCGCAAGGCAAGGAGGTCGTGTTCGCCTGCCGCTCGGGCAAGCGCTCGGTGACCGCCTCGCTCGCAGCCCAGGCGGCAGGCTTGCCTTACGACAAGCATCTGGCCGGCGGCATGCTCGGCTGGAAGGCGGCGGGACTTCCCAGCAAGGTTGGTGGCTAA